CCCCGGACGGGACCGACGACGGTTGAGGGTGCGGCCGGCCGCGAGAGCGGCTAAAATCACCGCATGAGCGAACACATCCTGCTGACCGTCGATGGGGCGCGCGCCACCATCACCCTCAACAATCCCGCGGTGCACAACCGGCTGGCGCCGGACGACATCCGCGCGTTCATCCACCACCTCGACACGATCGACGCCACCCACGACCTGCGCGTGCTGGTCGTGACGGGGGCCGGCGAGAAGACCTTCTGCTCCGGCTTCGATCTCGGCTCGCTGAAACCGGGCGAGCGCGCCGGCGACGATTCCGGCGAGGGCCAGCGGCGCTACGGCTTCGAGCAACTCTGCGACCGGCTCGAGGCCTGCCGCGTGCCGACGGTGGCGGCGTTCAACGGCGGCGTCTACGGCGGCGGCACGGATCTGGGGCTGGCCTGCGACCTGCGGGTCGGCGTGCGCGGCATGCGCTCGTTCCTGCCGGCCGGCCGGCTGGGCCTGCACTACTATCCCGGCGGCCTGCGCCGCTTCACCGAGCGTCTCGGGCCGGGCGTCGCAAAGCGCTTCCTGCTGTTGGCCGAGGAATTCGACGATTCCAAGCTACTGCGCATCAGCTATGTCGACTGGCTGTGCGAGCGCGCCACGTTCGGCGCCAAGGTCGACGCGGTCGCCGCCTCGCTGGCGGCGCTGGCGCCGCTGTCGCTGTCGGGCACGAAGGCTTCGCTCAACGACATCGCGCGCAGCGATTTCGACGAGGCCGCGCTGCGCGCCCGCATCCGCGCCTGCGCGACCTCCGAGGATCTGGCGGAAGGCATCGCCGCCGTGGCCGCCAAGCGCAAGCCGGTGTTCAGGGGCCGCTGAGCATGTCCCTGCGCCGTCGTTCGTTCGCGCTCGCGGGCGGCGCGCTGGCGGCGGCGCCGTTCGTCGGCGGCGGCGCGGCGGTGGCGCGCCAGACCGGCTACGGCAAGACGCGTTCCGGCGCCGACACGTGGTACCGCGTGCGCTGGCTCGACCACGCGCAGCGGGAGCGCGACATCACGTTCGCGGTGCCGACCGCCGAGATCGAGGCCGGCGCCCGCATCTTCCGGCAGTTCTCGATGGACGACATGCGCCAGCGCATCGAGGCGGCGATGCGCGAGACGGCGTCGAAGTGGACCTCGACCACGCTGGTCATCGACAAGCGGACGCAGGCGAACCCCAACGCGCTGACCATCTCGTACCAGCTGCGCGGCTCGTCGGGCGAAGGGCTGGTGGAGGCGCGGCGCCAGATAGACGCTGCCATCGACGCCGCGCGCGCCCGCTACGCCCAAGGTTACCTCCGGCGGATCGACGGGCAGATCCTGTCGGTCGACTACCAGGCGGCCGCGCGCCGCTACGTCGCCGTCATGAACCCGCTGGCCCACGCGCTGGCGCGGATCTCCGACGGCCTCGACGAGCGCGGCCGCGTGGCGCTGGCGCTGTCGCTGTTCCAGGCGATCCCCTACGACGAGCTGAGCGACCGGGTGCGCAACGGCGGCACCGACTTCGCGCCGCCGCCGGTGCTGTTCGAGATCAACCGCGGCGACTGCGACAGCAAATCGCTCGCGCTGGGCTGCGTGCTGCGCGCGCTGGCGCCGTCGCGCGCCGTGGCGATGGCCACGATGCCCGGCCACGCGATCCTCGCGATCGACATGCCGGCGGCCTCCGGCGACGCCTGGATGCGCGGTGGCGGGCGGGTCTACGTGGCGATGGAGGCGGCCGGTCCCGCGATGGCGCCGCCGGGGCGGGTGGCGCCGCGCACGGCGCCGTATCTCGACCGCGCGTCGTTCACGCTCTGGCCGCTGGGGGGCTAGATGACGATCGCACGCGCGGCGCGCGGACTCGGCGTGGCGGCCTTCGCGGCCGCGGCGTCCCTCGGCGCGGGCCTGCCGGCGCGCGCCCAGATGACGGCGTCGTCGCAACGCGTCGTCGGCGGCGCGATGGAATTCTCGTTCGCGTTCCGCGACGCCGCCGGCGCCGCGCGGACGCTGGCGTTCCGCCTCCCGGTCGCCGAGGTCGACGCCGCCATGGCGCTGTTCCGCGACTACTCGATCCCGCACCTCTACCTCGAGATCGAGAACGCCGTGCTGGCCGAGGCGCGCCGCGCCGGCGTCACGCTGCGGGTCACGCGCGTCGGCCAGGGCATGTCGATCCGCTTCGCGCCCGAGACGCAGCCCGGCGCGGCGGCCTTCCAGGCGAGGCTCGACGACATCGTCGACGGCGCCCGCAACCGCTGGCTCGCCCGGCACACGCGGCGCGCCGACGGGCCTGCGATCCACATGGATTACCGCGCCGCCACCGCCCGCTACACCGCGGCCGTGCGGCCGGTCGCGCTCGCGCTGGCGGCGCAGCTCGCCGGCGCCGACGACCGCGCGCGCATCGCGCTGGCGCTGGCGTTCGTGCAGTCCATCCCGTACGACGACCTCGTCGACCCGCGCGCCGCCGGCGGCATCGAGTTCGCGCCGCCGCCGGCCATGTTCCGGATCGCCAAGGGCGATTGCGACAGCAAGACGGTGGCGCTGGCGGCGATCCTGCGCACGCTGGCGCCGGGCCGGCGCGTGGCGTTCCTGACGCTGCCGCAGCATGTCGCGCTGCTTGTCGATCTGCCGCCGGCGCCGGGCGACGCCATCGTCCGCCACGCCGGACGCGACTGGGTGGCGCTCGAGCCGTCGGGACCGGCGGTGGTCCCGCCGGGGCACGTCGCGCCGACGACCGCCTGGTACTTCGACCGGCCGGCGGAGATGGTCGTCCACGAGGCCGGGGGCTGAGCGATGGAGCGCCGCCTCGCCGCCGTCCTGCACGCCGACATCGTCGGCTACAGCCGCCTGATGGAGGGCGCCGAGACGCGCACCTTCCGCGAGCTGAAGGACGTGTTCGAGGGTGTCTGGAAGCCGTCTCTGGCGCGCCATTCCGGCCGTCTGGTCGGCACCGCCGGCGACGCCATGCTGGTGGAGTTCGGCAGCGCCGTCGCCGCCGTGCGCTGCGCCGTCGACCTCCAGGCCGGCATGGTGGCGCGCAACGTCGGCATCGCCGAGTCGCGGCGCATGGTGGTGCGCGTCGGCATCAACCTCGGCGAGGTGATCGTCGACGGCGACAACATCTTCGGCGACGACGTCAACGTCGCGGCGCGGCTCCAGAGCCTGGCCGACCCCGGCATGGTGCTGCTCTCTGGGCGGATGCTGGAGGCGGTCTACGGCAAGCTGCCGTTCACCTTCGAGGACCTTGGCGAGAGGCAGCTCAAGAACATCGGCCGGCCGGTGCGCGTCTTCCGGCTCGATCCCGCGACCGCCTCGATTCCGCCCGGCGCCATGCCGCCGCAGGCGCCGCCCGCGCCGCCCGCGCCGTCGGCGCCGTCGGGGCAGATGGCGGGCTATCCGGCGTTCCCCGATTCACGCGGCGGTGCGTCCGCGGGATCGATCCCGACGGTGATCCATGGCGCCGCCGCGCAGCCGTCGTGGCAGACCCATTCGCCGCCGACACCCTGGTCGACCGGGACGCCGGCGTCCGCGCCGCCGCCGGCGCCGCCCCCGATGCCGGTGTGGCGGCTGACCGGCGCCGACCGCGCCGGCGTCCCGGTCGACATCGTGCTCGACGGGGCCATGATGGCGCGGCCCGACGGCCTCGTGTTCGGCCGCCTGCCGCGCTACTGCGACGTGGTCATCGAGAACGACAGCGTCTCGCGCCGGCACGTCCGCTTCCGGCTAGCGCAGGGCGGCCTCGGCGTCGAGGACCTCGGCGCCACCAACGGCACCGCCGTCGACGGCCACCGGCTCGAGCCGTTCCGCCCCGTGCTGGCCCGC
The genomic region above belongs to Rhodospirillales bacterium and contains:
- a CDS encoding enoyl-CoA hydratase/isomerase family protein, with the translated sequence MSEHILLTVDGARATITLNNPAVHNRLAPDDIRAFIHHLDTIDATHDLRVLVVTGAGEKTFCSGFDLGSLKPGERAGDDSGEGQRRYGFEQLCDRLEACRVPTVAAFNGGVYGGGTDLGLACDLRVGVRGMRSFLPAGRLGLHYYPGGLRRFTERLGPGVAKRFLLLAEEFDDSKLLRISYVDWLCERATFGAKVDAVAASLAALAPLSLSGTKASLNDIARSDFDEAALRARIRACATSEDLAEGIAAVAAKRKPVFRGR
- a CDS encoding adenylate/guanylate cyclase domain-containing protein, translating into MERRLAAVLHADIVGYSRLMEGAETRTFRELKDVFEGVWKPSLARHSGRLVGTAGDAMLVEFGSAVAAVRCAVDLQAGMVARNVGIAESRRMVVRVGINLGEVIVDGDNIFGDDVNVAARLQSLADPGMVLLSGRMLEAVYGKLPFTFEDLGERQLKNIGRPVRVFRLDPATASIPPGAMPPQAPPAPPAPSAPSGQMAGYPAFPDSRGGASAGSIPTVIHGAAAQPSWQTHSPPTPWSTGTPASAPPPAPPPMPVWRLTGADRAGVPVDIVLDGAMMARPDGLVFGRLPRYCDVVIENDSVSRRHVRFRLAQGGLGVEDLGATNGTAVDGHRLEPFRPVLARPGARVQIGEIKVVLSVS